A single genomic interval of Bos javanicus breed banteng chromosome 26, ARS-OSU_banteng_1.0, whole genome shotgun sequence harbors:
- the UTF1 gene encoding undifferentiated embryonic cell transcription factor 1, which produces MLLRPRRPPPPEPPSPASPDPEPRLAGGAPETPPRRPASPGALAAPTTPAPPGSPASPGSPVSPGSAQRTPWSAHETELLLGTLLQPAVWRALLLDRRQALPTYRRVSAALARQQVRRTPAQCRRRYKFLKDKVRDAHGQPPGPFDAQIRQLMGLLGDNGRRRGRRRSPGPGRPPRGRRPASAAPAEPGAPPLPASRELDSDPAWTLRFSPSPPKSADAPHAPGSPTAPSTFTPAPVRPEEPESFRAPGSPPPPSPGPAREDPDSPPARLEDHAPQQPAPPSLNAALLQTLGHLGDIVSILGPLRDQLLTLNQHVEQLRGSFDQTVSLAVGFILGSAAAERGVLADPRP; this is translated from the exons ATGCTGCTGCGGCCGCGGCGGCCGCCCCCGCCCGAGCCGCCATCGCCCGCCAGCCCGGACCCCGAGCCGCGGCTGGCGGGGGGCGCCCCGGAGACCCCGCCCCGGAGGCCCGCCTCGCCCGGCGCGCTGGCGGCTCCCACAACCCCCGCACCCCCAGGCTCGCCCGCGTCCCCCGGCTCGCCCGTGTCCCCGGGCTCGGCTCAGCGCACGCCCTGGAGCGCGCACGAGACGGAGCTGCTGCTGGGCACGCTACTGCAGCCCGCCGTGTGGCGCGCGCTGCTGCTGGACCGCCGCCAGGCGCTGCCCACCTACCGCCGCGTGTCGGCCGCGCTGGCCCGCCAGCAGGTGCGGCGCACCCCCGCGCAGTGCCGCCGCCGCTACAAGTTCCTCAAGGACAAGGTCCGCGACGCGCACGGCCAGCCGCCAGGGCCCTTCGACGCGCAGATCCGCCAGCTTATGGGCCTCCTGGGCGACAACGGGCGCAGGCGCGGACGCCGCCGCTCCCCCGGGCCCGGACGACCCCCGCGCGGCCGCCGGCCGGCCTCCGCCGCGCCCGCCGAGCCGG GCGCCCCGCCGCTGCCCGCGTCCCGAGAGCTCGACTCGGATCCCGCGTGGACACTCAGGTTCAGCCCGTCCCCGCCCAAGTCTGCGGACGCGCCCCACGCGCCCGGCTCCCCGACGGCCCCCAGCACCTTCACGCCCGCGCCTGTCCGCCCCGAAGAGCCCGAGTCCTTCCGCGCCCCTGGCTCCCCGCCACCGCCGTCCCCGGGCCCCGCCCGGGAAGACCCCGACTCGCCGCCCGCCCGCCTGGAGGACCACGCGCCCCAGCAGCCCGCGCCGCCGTCTCTGAACGCCGCCCTCCTGCAGACCCTGGGGCACCTCGGCGACATCGTGTCCATCCTGGGCCCGCTGCGTGACCAGCTGCTGACCCTGAACCAGCACGTGGAGCAGCTGCGCGGCTCCTTCGACCAGACCGTGTCCCTGGCCGTGGGCTTCATCCTGGGCAGCGCCGCGGCCGAGCGAGGTGTCCTAGCCGACCCGCGCCCGTGA